From a single Vicugna pacos chromosome 4, VicPac4, whole genome shotgun sequence genomic region:
- the GALT gene encoding galactose-1-phosphate uridylyltransferase gives MSRSGACPEERQQASEADAMATAFRASEHQHIRYNPLQDEWVLVSAHRMKRPWQGQVEPLLLNTVPRHDPHNPLCPGATRANGEVNPHYDGTFLFDNDFPALQPDAPSPGPSDHPLFQAEAARGVCKVMCFHPWSDVTLPLMSVPEIRAVIDAWASVTEELGAQYPWVQIFENKGAMMGCSNPHPHCQVWASSFLPDVAQREERSQRAYQSQHGEPLLMEYGHQELLRKERLVLTSEHWLVLVPFWAVWPFQTLLLPRRHVRRLPELTPTERDDLASIMKKLLTKYDNLFETSFPYSMGWHGAPTGSEAGANWDHWQLHAHYYPPLLRSATVRKFMVGYEMLAQAQRDLTPEQAAERLRALPEVHYCLGQKDRETAAIA, from the exons ATGTCGCGCAGCGGAGCGTGTCCAGAGGAGCGCCAGCAGGCGTCAGAGGCGGACGCCATGGCCACAGCCTTCCGGGCGAGCG AGCATCAGCATATCCGCTACAACCCACTGCAAGATGAGTGGGTGCTGGTGTCAGCTCATCGCATGAAGCGGCCCTGGCAGGGGCAAGTAGAGCCCCTGCTTTTGAATACAGTACCTCGCCACGATCCCCACAACCCTCTGTGTCCGGGGGCCACACGAGCCAACGGAGAG GTGAATCCCCACTATGATGGCACCTTCCTTTTTGATAACGACTTCCCAGCTCTGCAACCTGATGCTCCTAGTCCAG GACCCAGTGATCATCCACTTTTCCAAGCAGAAGCTGCTCGAGGAGTTTG TAAGGTCATGTGCTTCCACCCCTGGTCGGATGTGACACTGCCACTCATGTCAGTCCCCGAGATCCGCGCTGTCATTGATGCGTGGGCCTCAGTCACAGAGGAGCTGGGTGCCCAGTACCCTTGGGTGCAG ATCTTTGAAAACAAAGGCGCCATGATGGGCTGttctaacccccacccccactgccag GTGTGGGCCAGCAGTTTCCTGCCAGATGTTGCCCAGCGTGAGGAGCGATCTCAGCGAGCCTATCAGAGTCAGCATGGAGAGCCCCTGCTGATGGAGTATGGCCACCAGGAGCTGCTCAGAAAG GAACGTCTGGTCCTAACCAGTGAGCACTGGTTAGTTCTGGTCCCCTTCTGGGCAGTATGGCCCTTCCAGACACTACTGCTGCCCCGTCGGCATGTGCGGAGGCTGCCTGAGCTGACCCCCACTGAGCGTGATG ATCTAGCCTCCATCATGAAGAAGCTCTTGACCAAGTATGACAACCTATTTGAGACATCCTTTCCCTACTCCATGGGCTGGCACG GAGCACCCACAGGATCAGAGGCCGGAGCCAACTGGGACCACTGGCAGCTACATGCTCACTATTACCCTCCCCTGCTGCGCTCTGCCACAGTCCGGAAATTCATGGTTGGCTATGAAATGCTTGCCCAGGCCCAGAGGGACCTCACCCCTGAGCAG gCTGCAGAGAGACTAAGGGCACTGCCTGAAGTTCATTACTGCCTGGGGCAGAAGGACAGGGAGACAGCAGCCATCGCCTGA